The following are from one region of the Amylibacter sp. IMCC11727 genome:
- the tviB gene encoding Vi polysaccharide biosynthesis UDP-N-acetylglucosamine C-6 dehydrogenase TviB — MCKASLEPVVLTLKDAKIAVIGLGYVGLPLAVEFGKQFPTVGFDVNASRINELRDGVDVTREVTAAEIAAADQVSFTAELDDIRDCNVYVVTVPTPVDDYKTPDLSPLLAASETVGQVISAGDVVIFESTVYPGATEEDCVPVIEAVSGLTYNADFWAGYSPERINPGDMERRLPSIVKVTSGSTPQAADFVDALYTAIVTAGTHKAPSIAVAEAAKVIENTQRDLNIALVNELALIFHRLGIDTADVLAAAGTKWNFLPFKPGLVGGHCIGVDPYYLTHKAQAVGYNPEVILAGRRINDDMGKVVASELIKAMIRKSAPIQGADVLVMGLTFKENCPDLRNTKVVDVIAELKEYGINVHVTDPNADPAEAKAIYGIDLLKTPEQGAYDAVVLAVAHDDFAKDDPAKIQALCKDPSVIYDLKHVLPKEMSDLRL; from the coding sequence ATGTGTAAGGCATCATTGGAGCCTGTCGTGCTGACACTGAAAGACGCGAAAATTGCTGTGATTGGGTTGGGCTATGTCGGCCTGCCCTTGGCGGTGGAGTTTGGCAAGCAGTTTCCGACTGTTGGGTTTGATGTGAATGCCAGCCGTATCAATGAGTTGCGGGATGGTGTCGATGTCACGCGTGAAGTCACTGCTGCGGAAATTGCGGCGGCGGATCAAGTGTCTTTCACGGCGGAGCTCGATGATATCCGCGATTGCAACGTCTATGTTGTTACGGTTCCAACGCCTGTGGATGACTACAAGACGCCCGATCTGTCCCCGTTGTTGGCTGCGAGCGAAACAGTGGGGCAAGTGATCAGCGCAGGCGATGTGGTGATCTTTGAGAGCACGGTTTATCCGGGTGCCACAGAAGAGGATTGCGTGCCTGTGATCGAGGCGGTGTCTGGGCTGACGTATAACGCAGATTTTTGGGCGGGCTATTCGCCCGAACGGATCAATCCCGGCGATATGGAGCGGCGGTTGCCGAGCATTGTAAAGGTTACGTCTGGCAGCACGCCACAGGCGGCGGATTTTGTTGATGCGCTCTACACCGCGATTGTCACGGCTGGCACGCATAAAGCACCGAGCATTGCGGTGGCAGAGGCCGCAAAGGTGATTGAAAACACGCAGCGGGATTTGAACATTGCGCTGGTGAATGAGCTGGCGCTGATTTTCCATCGGTTGGGCATTGATACGGCGGATGTGTTGGCGGCCGCGGGGACCAAATGGAATTTCCTGCCGTTTAAGCCGGGTCTTGTGGGCGGGCATTGTATCGGTGTTGATCCCTATTACCTGACGCATAAAGCACAGGCGGTTGGCTATAACCCCGAGGTGATTTTGGCAGGGCGCCGGATCAATGACGACATGGGCAAGGTTGTGGCGTCTGAGCTGATTAAGGCAATGATCCGCAAAAGCGCACCCATCCAAGGGGCCGATGTTTTGGTGATGGGGCTGACGTTCAAGGAAAACTGCCCTGATCTGCGCAACACCAAAGTGGTGGATGTGATTGCCGAGTTAAAAGAATATGGCATCAACGTACATGTCACCGATCCAAATGCCGACCCTGCAGAGGCCAAGGCAATTTACGGAATTGATTTGCTGAAAACGCCAGAACAAGGCGCCTATGACGCGGTTGTTTTGGCGGTGGCACATGATGATTTTGCCAAGGATGATCCAGCGAAAATTCAGGCGCTGTGTAAAGACCCCAGCGTGATTTACGATCTGAAGCACGTGCTGCCCAAAGAGATGTCTGATTTGCGGCTGTGA
- a CDS encoding NAD-dependent epimerase/dehydratase family protein, translated as MRKILITGSAGFIGFHLAQLMLAQGWQVLGVDCLSDYYDVNLKKRRHAMLSQNEGFASLEVDIREFDALEAPVMEFAPDVIVHLAAQAGVRYSIENPRAYMETNVMGTFNIMELARELKVDHLLMASTSSVYGANEEMPFDETEKVDTQMTLYAATKKANENMGHSYSHLWGLPVTMFRFFTVYGPWGRPDMALFKFVKNGLEGKPIDVFNHGDMERDFTYVVDLVRAIGLLVDAVPPQVDAREDWTPLDGDSLSPAAPFRVINIGNSDKVRLLDFVEEIEAAIGMKVERNYMDMQPGDVPATWANCDLLKQLVGYTPETNVREGVRAFVDWYRDYYNV; from the coding sequence ATGCGCAAAATATTGATTACGGGCAGTGCTGGGTTTATCGGGTTTCATCTGGCGCAGTTGATGCTGGCGCAGGGGTGGCAAGTTCTGGGGGTCGATTGCCTGTCGGATTATTACGATGTGAACCTGAAAAAGCGGCGCCATGCGATGTTGTCCCAGAATGAGGGGTTTGCGAGCCTTGAGGTGGACATTCGGGAGTTTGATGCGTTGGAAGCGCCGGTGATGGAATTTGCGCCCGATGTGATTGTGCATTTGGCGGCGCAGGCGGGGGTTCGCTATTCCATTGAAAACCCACGCGCGTACATGGAGACGAACGTGATGGGGACGTTCAATATCATGGAGTTAGCGCGGGAATTAAAAGTGGATCACTTGCTGATGGCGTCCACGTCCAGTGTCTATGGCGCGAATGAAGAGATGCCATTTGATGAGACCGAGAAGGTGGACACGCAGATGACGCTCTATGCGGCGACGAAGAAGGCGAATGAGAATATGGGGCATTCGTATTCGCATCTGTGGGGGTTGCCTGTGACCATGTTCCGTTTTTTCACCGTCTATGGCCCGTGGGGGCGGCCTGATATGGCGTTGTTCAAGTTTGTGAAGAACGGGCTGGAGGGCAAGCCGATTGACGTGTTCAACCACGGCGATATGGAGCGGGATTTCACCTATGTGGTGGATTTGGTACGGGCCATTGGGTTGCTGGTGGATGCCGTGCCGCCGCAGGTGGATGCACGAGAGGATTGGACACCGCTGGATGGGGATAGCCTGTCACCTGCTGCGCCATTTCGAGTGATTAATATTGGCAACAGTGACAAGGTTCGGTTGCTGGATTTTGTTGAAGAGATCGAAGCCGCAATCGGTATGAAGGTCGAGCGCAATTACATGGATATGCAGCCAGGGGATGTGCCCGCCACTTGGGCGAATTGTGATTTGCTGAAGCAGTTGGTGGGCTATACCCCTGAAACGAATGTGCGCGAAGGTGTGCGGGCGTTCGTGGACTGGTATCGGGATTATTACAATGTGTAA